The following proteins are co-located in the Pseudomonas cavernae genome:
- the mksE gene encoding Mks condensin complex protein MksE: MNLDLKELTQLAPIFRELFKGYHVNQRDAELYAQLTNLQDQYRALFRALGFELVCDRRGFYYFVPEQMGAQVNKTAQRLALFTFILVEHLADQGRDPLAVLDGGSLGRDELPPLLEKYRDLFLQAEVTSQEELEEKVMRRLSQLGFAFDDNGVYRFLPPMHRFLDVCLSVQQDRDLAATLHSSALPLPTPVLLDDADEDEIVIIDTATATEPDKSEADALARAIAEEQALLEAEA, encoded by the coding sequence ATGAACCTCGACCTCAAAGAACTGACCCAGCTGGCGCCGATCTTCCGCGAGCTGTTCAAGGGCTACCACGTCAACCAGCGCGACGCCGAGCTGTACGCCCAGCTGACCAACCTGCAGGACCAGTACCGCGCGCTGTTCCGCGCGCTCGGCTTCGAGCTGGTCTGCGACCGCCGCGGCTTCTACTACTTCGTCCCCGAGCAGATGGGCGCGCAGGTGAACAAGACCGCCCAGCGCCTGGCGCTGTTCACCTTCATCCTCGTCGAGCATCTCGCCGACCAGGGCCGCGACCCGCTGGCCGTGCTGGACGGCGGCAGCCTCGGCCGCGACGAGCTGCCGCCGCTGCTGGAGAAATACCGCGACCTGTTCCTGCAGGCCGAAGTCACCAGCCAGGAGGAACTGGAAGAGAAGGTCATGCGCCGCCTCAGCCAGCTCGGCTTCGCTTTTGATGACAACGGCGTGTACCGCTTCCTGCCGCCGATGCACCGCTTCCTCGATGTGTGCCTGAGCGTGCAGCAGGATCGCGACCTCGCCGCCACCCTGCACAGCAGCGCCCTGCCGCTGCCGACTCCGGTGCTGCTGGACGACGCCGACGAGGACGAGATCGTCATCATCGACACCGCGACGGCAACCGAGCCGGACAAATCCGAGGCCGACGCCCTGGCCCGCGCCATCGCCGAAGAACAAGCCCTGCTGGAGGCCGAAGCATGA